A region from the Halobacillus mangrovi genome encodes:
- a CDS encoding 50S ribosomal protein L25/general stress protein Ctc, with amino-acid sequence MANVLKAKQRQDLKQSVTRELRLEGSVPSVVYGKDKEPITVAVDSIELLKTVRDEGKNAIISLDIEGKDSVDVMLHEYQIDPLKDELIHADFYVVNMGQEMDVEVPIHLEGEAAGSKEGGVLQQPLYEIAVRAKPADIPEEILIDVSELNIGDSILVGDLKEAKGYEITEDEDTTIVSVTPPEEMPEEPEIEDADAEPEVINEKSDDEEGEEADEDKDKE; translated from the coding sequence TTGGCTAACGTATTGAAAGCAAAACAAAGACAAGATCTCAAACAATCTGTAACACGTGAATTACGACTTGAAGGAAGCGTACCGAGCGTTGTTTACGGGAAAGATAAAGAACCGATTACAGTGGCTGTTGACAGCATAGAGTTACTAAAAACTGTTCGTGATGAAGGTAAAAACGCCATTATCTCACTTGATATCGAAGGTAAAGACAGCGTCGATGTCATGCTGCATGAATACCAGATCGATCCATTGAAGGACGAGCTTATTCACGCAGACTTTTACGTTGTAAATATGGGTCAGGAAATGGATGTTGAAGTTCCTATCCATTTGGAAGGAGAAGCAGCTGGATCGAAAGAAGGCGGTGTATTGCAACAGCCTCTTTACGAAATAGCAGTCCGTGCGAAACCTGCTGATATTCCTGAAGAAATCCTTATTGATGTGTCTGAGCTGAATATCGGCGACAGTATCCTTGTAGGAGACCTGAAGGAAGCAAAAGGTTATGAAATCACGGAAGATGAAGATACAACAATTGTATCTGTCACTCCTCCAGAAGAAATGCCGGAAGAGCCTGAAATAGAAGATGCGGATGCTGAACCTGAAGTCATCAATGAGAAAAGTGATGATGAAGAAGGAGAAGAAGCAGACGAAGATAAAGATAAAGAATAA
- the pth gene encoding aminoacyl-tRNA hydrolase, whose product MKCIVGLGNPGKKYEQTRHNVGFMVIDELARQNQWSLNQTKFRGVYTTEHVNGEKVLLLKPQTYMNLSGESLRAFMDYFDIELDDVLVVYDDLDLPPGKNRLRKKGGHGGHNGIRNIIEQLGTKEFKRLRIGVGRPSVPMSVIDYVLGTFDKDQQTAVKDSIQHAVKACEAWIDQPFNEVMNEFNAK is encoded by the coding sequence ATGAAGTGTATCGTCGGACTTGGAAATCCAGGTAAAAAATATGAACAGACACGCCATAATGTAGGGTTCATGGTCATAGATGAACTGGCACGCCAAAACCAATGGTCCCTGAACCAGACGAAGTTTCGCGGTGTATATACAACTGAACATGTGAACGGGGAAAAGGTACTTCTTTTGAAACCCCAGACCTACATGAATTTATCAGGAGAGTCTTTGAGGGCCTTCATGGATTATTTTGATATTGAATTAGATGATGTCCTGGTTGTGTATGATGATCTAGACTTACCTCCAGGAAAAAATCGTTTGCGCAAAAAAGGTGGTCATGGCGGCCATAATGGGATACGAAATATCATTGAGCAATTGGGAACAAAAGAATTTAAACGATTACGAATTGGAGTGGGACGACCGAGTGTCCCCATGTCTGTCATTGATTATGTTTTAGGAACTTTTGATAAAGATCAGCAAACGGCTGTAAAGGACAGCATCCAGCACGCAGTTAAAGCATGTGAAGCATGGATTGACCAGCCCTTTAATGAAGTTATGAATGAATTTAATGCAAAGTAA
- a CDS encoding anti-sigma-F factor Fin family protein: MKIRYFCRHCNNQVGELDAEHVDVSQLGFDLLNNEDQQQMVHMNGNGNMDIKTICDSCKETLDQNPHYHELDHFIQ; the protein is encoded by the coding sequence ATGAAAATTCGTTATTTTTGCCGGCATTGCAACAATCAAGTTGGTGAGTTGGATGCTGAACACGTAGACGTTTCACAATTAGGATTTGACCTTTTAAATAATGAAGATCAACAACAAATGGTTCATATGAATGGAAACGGGAATATGGATATTAAAACGATTTGTGATTCGTGTAAAGAAACACTTGATCAGAATCCACACTACCATGAGTTAGATCACTTTATTCAGTAA
- the veg gene encoding biofilm formation stimulator Veg, which translates to MAKTLVEIKQSLEGQIGKRLTLKANGGRRKTIERSGILAETYPAVFIVELDQEENAFERVSYSYADVLTETVELNFDDLQTMALEQ; encoded by the coding sequence GTGGCTAAAACGTTAGTGGAAATTAAGCAATCCCTGGAAGGGCAAATTGGTAAACGACTAACATTAAAAGCGAACGGCGGTCGTCGTAAAACGATTGAACGCTCAGGAATTCTTGCAGAAACCTATCCTGCCGTTTTTATTGTAGAACTAGACCAAGAAGAAAATGCTTTTGAACGTGTTTCGTATAGCTATGCCGATGTTCTTACAGAAACAGTAGAACTGAACTTCGATGATTTGCAGACAATGGCTCTTGAGCAGTGA
- the ispE gene encoding 4-(cytidine 5'-diphospho)-2-C-methyl-D-erythritol kinase, whose translation MQLFEKAPAKINLSLDVLYKREDGFHEVEMVMTTVDLADRIELNLLEDGSIRVESESRFVPNDERNLAYRAAKLIKDRYEVEEGVRIFIEKNIPVAAGLAGGSSDAAAVLRGVNRLWGLNLSTDQLAELGAEIGSDVSFCVYGGTGHATGRGEKIKALPAPPPCWVVLAKPPVGVSTQTVYQNLNLEGALHPDTQGMIAAIQRFDFDGICDHVGNTLEGVTLKLHEEVGQIKDLMHHAGADAVLMSGSGPTVFSLVDQDARAQRIYNSLKGFCHEVYMVRMLGYREDT comes from the coding sequence ATGCAATTATTTGAAAAAGCTCCTGCTAAGATAAATTTATCTTTGGATGTCTTATATAAACGTGAGGACGGTTTTCATGAAGTGGAAATGGTTATGACTACCGTCGATTTAGCGGACCGAATCGAGCTCAATCTTCTTGAAGACGGTAGTATCCGTGTTGAATCGGAAAGTCGGTTTGTTCCGAATGATGAGAGGAATTTGGCATATCGAGCTGCCAAACTGATAAAAGACCGTTATGAAGTTGAAGAAGGTGTAAGGATCTTTATAGAAAAAAACATCCCTGTTGCTGCCGGCCTTGCTGGAGGAAGCAGTGATGCGGCAGCCGTGCTAAGAGGTGTGAATAGACTTTGGGGGTTGAACTTGAGTACGGATCAATTGGCTGAACTAGGGGCTGAAATTGGGTCAGATGTGTCCTTTTGTGTCTATGGAGGTACGGGACATGCGACAGGACGTGGGGAAAAAATAAAGGCATTGCCCGCCCCTCCCCCATGCTGGGTAGTCTTAGCCAAGCCTCCCGTTGGAGTTTCCACTCAGACGGTCTATCAAAATCTTAATTTGGAAGGAGCTTTACATCCTGATACACAAGGTATGATTGCTGCTATTCAACGTTTTGATTTTGACGGCATCTGTGATCACGTTGGAAACACATTAGAAGGAGTAACGCTCAAGCTACATGAGGAAGTAGGTCAGATCAAGGATCTAATGCACCATGCAGGAGCAGACGCTGTATTGATGAGTGGCAGCGGCCCGACGGTATTTTCACTTGTGGATCAAGATGCCCGTGCGCAGCGGATTTATAACAGTTTAAAAGGGTTTTGCCATGAAGTGTATATGGTTCGTATGCTCGGTTATCGGGAGGACACTTGA
- the purR gene encoding pur operon repressor — MKRSERLVAMTHFILERPRELISLPFFSENYDAAKSSISEDLGIINKMFQHEGIGYLETVSGAAGGVKYIPAFSKSYSDTFVNQLCERLEDPERLLPGGYLFMSDILGDPETTRNIGRLFASAFKDKEIDAIITVATKGIPLAYAVASYLNVPVVIARRDPKVTEGSTVSINYVSGSTRKIQTMVLTKRSLKEGSKVCIIDDFMKAGGTINGMRNLLKEFNAEVVGVGVLAEAEDEEEDRVVDDYISVVQIMNADDRRQTIEVRPGNLLNYI; from the coding sequence ATGAAAAGAAGTGAACGGTTGGTTGCAATGACTCATTTTATTTTAGAACGTCCGCGCGAATTGATTTCCCTCCCATTTTTCTCTGAGAATTATGATGCAGCTAAATCCTCGATTAGCGAAGATCTCGGCATCATCAACAAGATGTTCCAGCATGAGGGGATCGGTTATTTGGAAACTGTCTCCGGAGCAGCTGGAGGAGTGAAATATATTCCCGCCTTTTCAAAGTCTTACAGTGATACTTTTGTTAATCAGCTTTGTGAACGTTTAGAAGATCCTGAACGTCTTCTTCCCGGAGGGTACTTATTTATGAGCGATATCCTTGGCGATCCAGAAACGACGAGAAATATAGGACGCTTATTTGCTTCAGCCTTTAAAGATAAAGAAATCGACGCTATTATCACCGTTGCTACAAAAGGAATTCCACTAGCGTATGCTGTGGCTTCTTACTTGAATGTACCAGTCGTCATTGCCCGCCGCGACCCGAAAGTGACAGAAGGTTCAACGGTTAGCATTAATTATGTTTCAGGGTCTACACGCAAGATCCAGACGATGGTTTTAACAAAGAGATCTTTGAAAGAAGGATCTAAGGTTTGTATCATCGATGATTTTATGAAAGCTGGCGGAACTATAAATGGAATGCGTAACTTGCTGAAAGAATTTAATGCCGAAGTTGTCGGGGTCGGGGTGCTTGCTGAAGCAGAAGATGAGGAAGAGGATCGAGTGGTAGACGATTATATTTCTGTTGTGCAGATTATGAATGCCGACGACCGTCGTCAAACGATCGAAGTTCGCCCTGGCAACCTTTTAAATTATATATAA
- the glmU gene encoding bifunctional UDP-N-acetylglucosamine diphosphorylase/glucosamine-1-phosphate N-acetyltransferase GlmU codes for MTNRYAVVLAAGQGTRMKSKLYKVLHPVCGKPMVQHVVDQLNTLDLQELITVVGFGAEKVQDQLGEDSHYVIQKEQLGTGHAVLQAEDILADKEGTTVVVCGDTPLLTGKTLQKLLDQHDEQKAKATILTAHAEDPSGYGRVIRGGNGQVERIVEQKDASEEEQAIQEINTGTYCFDNAALFEALKNVSNDNVQGEYYLPDVIEILKDQDEVISAYQTPDFSESLGVNDRVALSKAEKLMKKRINEQHMRSGVTIVDPDQTYIGPDVKIGQDVVIYPGCVIEGDTQIFHDAVVGPHSTITDCHIGKETVVKQSVAANSRIGERVQIGPFAHIRPQSSLGDDVKVGNFVEVKKASFGDGSKASHLSYIGDAEVGSGVNIGCGTITVNYDGQNKHLTTIENDAFIGCNSNLIAPVTVGEGAYVAAGSTINKDVPAEALSIARSRQTNKEGYANKMKSIKKD; via the coding sequence ATGACTAACCGATATGCTGTAGTTTTAGCAGCTGGCCAAGGTACACGTATGAAGTCAAAGCTTTATAAGGTTCTGCATCCGGTATGCGGAAAGCCTATGGTTCAGCATGTTGTAGACCAGTTAAATACACTTGATTTGCAAGAATTGATTACGGTTGTTGGTTTTGGTGCTGAGAAAGTCCAAGATCAATTGGGTGAAGATAGCCATTATGTCATTCAGAAAGAGCAGCTAGGCACAGGACATGCTGTTTTACAAGCAGAAGATATTTTGGCAGATAAAGAAGGAACGACTGTTGTCGTTTGTGGAGATACTCCTCTACTGACAGGTAAGACGTTGCAAAAGCTTCTGGATCAGCATGACGAACAGAAGGCAAAGGCTACAATTCTGACAGCTCATGCTGAGGATCCATCTGGCTACGGACGTGTGATTCGCGGAGGTAACGGCCAAGTGGAAAGAATTGTTGAACAGAAGGATGCTTCTGAAGAAGAGCAGGCGATCCAGGAAATCAACACGGGTACGTATTGCTTTGATAACGCGGCGCTTTTTGAAGCGTTGAAAAACGTATCCAACGACAATGTTCAAGGAGAATATTACCTTCCGGATGTGATCGAAATTCTCAAGGACCAAGACGAAGTCATCAGTGCTTATCAAACGCCTGATTTCTCTGAATCCCTTGGGGTTAATGACCGCGTTGCTTTATCTAAAGCTGAAAAACTCATGAAAAAACGAATCAATGAGCAACATATGAGAAGCGGTGTAACAATTGTAGACCCTGACCAGACTTATATCGGCCCTGATGTAAAGATCGGACAGGATGTAGTGATTTATCCTGGATGTGTCATTGAAGGAGATACACAGATTTTTCATGACGCCGTCGTTGGCCCTCACTCTACGATTACAGATTGTCATATTGGAAAAGAGACTGTGGTGAAACAAAGTGTAGCGGCAAACAGCCGAATTGGAGAACGCGTACAGATCGGACCTTTCGCACATATTCGACCACAATCCTCTCTCGGAGACGATGTAAAAGTAGGAAATTTTGTGGAAGTTAAAAAAGCTTCATTTGGTGATGGAAGCAAAGCCTCACATTTGAGTTATATCGGCGATGCTGAAGTCGGAAGCGGTGTAAATATCGGGTGTGGTACAATAACAGTGAATTATGATGGACAGAATAAACACCTGACAACGATTGAAAATGATGCATTTATTGGCTGTAACTCAAATTTGATTGCTCCTGTCACAGTAGGTGAAGGGGCGTATGTAGCTGCTGGATCTACAATCAATAAAGATGTACCTGCAGAAGCCCTGTCCATTGCTCGTTCAAGACAGACGAATAAAGAAGGCTATGCGAATAAAATGAAGTCGATCAAAAAAGATTAA
- the spoVG gene encoding septation regulator SpoVG — MEVTDVRLRRVNTDGRMRAIASITLDQEFVVHDIRVIDGNNGLFVAMPSKRTPDGEFRDIAHPINSGTRGKIQDAVLEEYHRAGEAEEAEAEFEEAGAS; from the coding sequence ATGGAAGTAACTGACGTAAGACTGCGACGCGTTAATACCGATGGAAGAATGCGAGCAATTGCTTCTATTACCTTGGATCAGGAGTTTGTTGTTCATGACATACGGGTGATTGATGGCAACAATGGGTTGTTCGTTGCAATGCCAAGCAAACGTACTCCAGATGGGGAGTTTAGAGACATTGCACACCCGATCAATTCCGGTACACGGGGCAAAATTCAAGATGCAGTTCTTGAGGAATACCACCGTGCTGGCGAAGCAGAAGAAGCTGAGGCAGAATTTGAAGAAGCCGGAGCTTCCTAA
- a CDS encoding ribose-phosphate diphosphokinase — MENGYKDSKLKVFSLNSNPELAKEIAENIGVELGKCTVTSFSDGEIQINIEESIRGCDVYVVQSTCEPVNQHIMELLIMIDALKRASARTINIVMPYYGYARQDRKARAREPITAKLVADLLETAGASRVLMLDLHAPQIQGFFNLPIDHLVGVPILSDYFEEKNFEDIVIVSPDHGGVTRARKMADRLKAPIAIIDKRRPRPNVSEVMNIVGNIEGKTAILIDDIIDTAGTITLAANALVENGAKEVYACCTHPVLSGPAIDRINNSKIKELVVTNTIPLGEDKTSEKITELSVAGLISEAIIRVHERQSISILFD, encoded by the coding sequence ATGGAAAATGGGTACAAGGATTCAAAATTAAAGGTGTTTTCACTGAACTCTAATCCTGAATTGGCCAAAGAGATTGCTGAGAATATCGGAGTAGAACTAGGGAAATGCACCGTCACATCATTCAGTGATGGCGAAATTCAAATCAACATCGAAGAAAGTATCCGTGGGTGCGATGTTTATGTTGTTCAGTCGACATGCGAACCAGTTAACCAGCACATCATGGAACTGTTGATTATGATTGATGCACTAAAACGAGCGTCTGCACGTACGATTAATATCGTTATGCCATATTATGGGTATGCAAGACAAGATCGTAAGGCACGAGCTCGTGAGCCGATAACAGCTAAACTTGTGGCAGATCTATTAGAAACGGCTGGAGCATCTCGCGTCCTTATGCTTGATCTCCACGCACCACAGATTCAAGGATTCTTTAATTTGCCGATTGATCACCTCGTCGGTGTCCCAATCCTTTCTGACTACTTCGAAGAAAAGAACTTTGAAGATATTGTTATCGTATCTCCGGACCACGGTGGTGTAACACGTGCTCGTAAGATGGCGGACCGTTTGAAAGCGCCAATTGCCATTATTGATAAACGCCGTCCGCGTCCAAATGTTTCCGAAGTCATGAACATTGTCGGTAACATTGAAGGAAAAACTGCGATTTTGATCGACGATATTATTGATACTGCAGGCACCATTACACTTGCAGCAAATGCTCTAGTTGAGAATGGAGCAAAAGAAGTGTACGCATGCTGTACGCACCCTGTGCTTTCTGGTCCAGCCATCGACCGTATCAACAACTCTAAGATTAAAGAGTTGGTCGTAACGAACACTATTCCACTCGGTGAAGATAAAACAAGCGAAAAAATTACAGAGCTTTCCGTAGCAGGATTGATCAGTGAAGCGATCATCCGTGTTCATGAACGTCAGTCCATTAGTATCTTATTTGATTAA
- a CDS encoding small, acid-soluble spore protein, alpha/beta type, with amino-acid sequence MGRRRGIMSDSLKEEIAKELGFYDKVQQDGWGGITTRDAGNMVKRAIQMAEEEMMKDQL; translated from the coding sequence ATGGGACGCAGAAGAGGAATAATGTCCGATTCGTTGAAAGAAGAGATCGCGAAAGAACTTGGTTTTTACGACAAGGTACAGCAAGATGGATGGGGCGGCATTACAACACGTGATGCCGGTAATATGGTTAAACGGGCAATTCAAATGGCAGAAGAAGAAATGATGAAAGACCAGCTATAA